CGTCGACGAACGTGCCGCCGACGTTCCGGAGCAGGAGGTTCGGCCCCCGTTCGGCGCCGACGAACACGTCCGTCCGCTCCGAGAGGATGGGACCGGCGGCAATCGACCGCCCGCCGGTCACCACGTCGAGGCCCACCGCGTCCGCGAGGTCGGTGATGCCGCCGTCGTCGCCCACCTCGTAGAAGCGGGCGGGGGCGCCGTAGCCGGTGACGAACATCCCGTACCGACCGGTTCCGAGGCGGTCGATGGCGGCGACCGAGCGGCCGACGTGGTAGTTCTCGCGCCCGCGATTCACCGGATCGGCGAAGAGGTCGCGCCACGTCCCCTCGCCGGTCGGATCGAGGAGGAGGTCCGCCTCCGCGGAGGTGCCGCCGAAGGCGGCGACGTTGTGGACGTACACCTCCTCGCGACCGTCGGCGTCGAGGTCGGCGGCGGCGACGCCGATGGCGTGGCGCGCCTCGTCCGCGAGGACGCCACAGGCCACGTCGGCGACCGACCCGTCCGCCCAGCCGAGGACGCGGTTGGCGTTGCCGAAGCCCGCGACGAACACCCGTGGCCCGTCGGGACCGGTCGTGACGGCCGCGCCGTACCCTCGAAACGGGGGGTTGTCGGCGAGGTGTCCCGAGCGGTCCTCGAACATACTCACCCCAGACGATGCGGAGTTAAGAGTCGCACGCTCCTCGCCGGGGCGGCGGGCCCTCCCGGGCGAGCCGTCTCAGTCCTCGTACGCGTCCGAGAGGGTGCGCTGGACCGCCTCCTCGCCCACCGCGGCGGCGAGGTGTTCGAACCCCTGTCGCACCCGTCGGTCGCCCGCGTTGGCGACGAGGCGGGAGACGATGAACTCCGGCGTCGACTTGCCGACGGTGCCGAAGCGGGGCTGGTAGTCCACCCGGAGCGCCAACTCCGGCGTCAGCCCCTCGGCGAAGATGCCGTCGATCCGTGCGGCCGGAGGCAGCGGGCTCAGATCGTCCGCGAGGTGGGTGACGTACACCCCGAGGGCGCCGCGGTCGACGGTCAGATCCACCAAGCCGTTCAACAGGTCCGCGGCGCGGCCGGGTTCGGTGATCGCCTCGAACTCGTCGACCAGCATCAGCGTCCGGCCGTCGTCGGTCAGGGGCGGGACGATTGACTTCAGCGTCGACTCCAGCACCCCCGCATTGAAGCTCGCGTGCCGGCGGTGGAAGACGATGGCGTCGAACGCCCCCACGGCGGCGCGGTCGGCGGGGACGGGCAGCCCCATCGCCGCCAGCAGCGCGACCGAACAGCACGTCTCCAGCAGGGTCGTCTTCCCGCCGCTGTTCGCCCCCGTCAACACGGCCACGCGGTCGCCCGTCGGCGGCGACAGGTCGTGGTCGCCGACCGCGTAGTCCACGGGGTCCGGATCGTCGAGAAAGAGGTTTCGCGCGCCCTCGACGGCGAGGCCGTCGCCCCCCAGCGCCGGCCGCGTGAGGTCGTGGGCCGCCGCGAACCGCGCGAGCGACAGATCGAGGGCCACGTCGTCGACGGCGGCGACCGCCCGGTCCACGTCCTCGCGAGCGTCGGCGATGGACGCGCGGAGGCCGTCCTCGACCTCGCGCTCCCGGTCCGCGACCCGGCGTTCCAGGTCGTCGACCAGCGCCCGGAGCGCCGTGCTCACGAAGTCGGCGGCGTCGTGGGCCTCGTCGGGCGCCACCTCCTCGATTGCCGAACGCGAGAGCCGCGTCTCGCGGTCCACGTAGTCGGCGAAGGCCCGGCGGAAATCTTCCAGATCACGGACGCCCGTCTCCCGGATCCGCTCTAGCACGTCGAACGCGGAGTTCTCCAGGTCGCGCGCGTCGTCGAGGCGGCCGCGCAGGTCGTCGAGGCGGTCGTCCGCGCCCGCGGCCACGCCGTCGGCGGTGACGTACTGCAGGGCGTCGGCCGCCTCCCGGACCGCGTCGGGGTCGATGTCGCCGAGGGCGTCGAACGTCGCCCCGTCGAGTCCGGCGTCCCGGAGCGCGAGGACGGCGTCGACGGCGGCGCGTTCGGTGCCGGCCGCCGAGTCGTAGGCGTCGAAGGCGTCCACGACCGCCGCCCGACCTGCGTCGTCGAGACCGGTCCACGCCTCGCGCGCGGCGTCGACGGCGTCCAGTCGGTCGACCACGGCGTCGGGATTCGAGAGCGGCGTCAGGACGCGAATCCGGTCGGCGGCGTGGCGAGTGAGCGCGTACTCGCTCGCCAGCGCCAGCAGGTCGTCGTACACCTCGCGGGTGTCGCGGGTGGCCAGCGCGTCCATCCCCGCCTCGTCGTTGGCGCGGCGGAGGATACGCGTCGCCCGCCCCCGCGTGATCCCCGCATCGGTCAGTGCGCGCACGTCCGCGGATTCGATGGCCTCGACGGCAGCCTCCTCGCCCAGCGCCTCTCGGAGGCGCTCGCTCGTCTTCGGCCCCACGCCCCAGTAATCCTCCAGTCGCATACCGGAGGCAGTCGGGCGGGGCGTATAGTGGTTGCCTCCGAGGTGGCGCCGGACGGTCGGTCATCGGGCGGGCCGAAGTCGAACGTGCGTCGAGCGCCGTCGGCCCGTTCGGGCGCCGACGGTAGCCGTGCGGCGCGCGGTCCGACGGGCTATCCCGAGACGTCTTCCGGAGGGGATAAATCCCGCCCGAACTCGTCGAACTCGTCGAACGACTCGGGGAACTCCGTCGGGAGCCGTCGGCGCTCGCGGTTGTCCGGAAGCGGTCCCAGGTCGTTGGCGACCGGCTCCCACCCCGGTTTGACTTTGACGCTCTTTGCCGGCGACCCGGCGACGATGTGGTGGGCCGGCGCATCACCCAGCGTCGTCGCCCCCGCTCCGACCATCGCGTTCCGTCCGATCCGACAGCCGGCGCTGATCATCGAGCCGTACCCGAGTCGAACGTCGTCCTCGAGGATCGTCTCGTAGGTCGTTACGTCCGTCTGATCGACGGTGTCGTGGTCGTGGGTGTGGACGTGGCTTCGGTCCGCGATGGAGACCCGATCACCGACCGAGAGCCGTCCACGGTCGTCGAGGAGGACGTCGTTGTGGACGACGACGTTGTCGCCCATGACGATATTGTGACCGCACTGGATCTTGATTCCGCCGAACAGGCGAAGTCCGTCGCCGGCTTCGGCGAACAGGTGGTTCGCGAGGGTCTGTCGAAAGGGAATCGCGAACGCGAGGTTGTTCGACAGGGGC
This window of the Haloplanus rubicundus genome carries:
- a CDS encoding helix-hairpin-helix domain-containing protein, with the protein product MRLEDYWGVGPKTSERLREALGEEAAVEAIESADVRALTDAGITRGRATRILRRANDEAGMDALATRDTREVYDDLLALASEYALTRHAADRIRVLTPLSNPDAVVDRLDAVDAAREAWTGLDDAGRAAVVDAFDAYDSAAGTERAAVDAVLALRDAGLDGATFDALGDIDPDAVREAADALQYVTADGVAAGADDRLDDLRGRLDDARDLENSAFDVLERIRETGVRDLEDFRRAFADYVDRETRLSRSAIEEVAPDEAHDAADFVSTALRALVDDLERRVADREREVEDGLRASIADAREDVDRAVAAVDDVALDLSLARFAAAHDLTRPALGGDGLAVEGARNLFLDDPDPVDYAVGDHDLSPPTGDRVAVLTGANSGGKTTLLETCCSVALLAAMGLPVPADRAAVGAFDAIVFHRRHASFNAGVLESTLKSIVPPLTDDGRTLMLVDEFEAITEPGRAADLLNGLVDLTVDRGALGVYVTHLADDLSPLPPAARIDGIFAEGLTPELALRVDYQPRFGTVGKSTPEFIVSRLVANAGDRRVRQGFEHLAAAVGEEAVQRTLSDAYED
- a CDS encoding acyltransferase, translated to MTKRHVDIPPEAQATIDETIEHIHTRLTEEPLAPTVAELLADLFGDWDAYQRYRNGESLPPITGARVRSYDPRNALVETEHWAEQKLSALQEAKCLRYLWQGFDLSPLSNNLAFAIPFRQTLANHLFAEAGDGLRLFGGIKIQCGHNIVMGDNVVVHNDVLLDDRGRLSVGDRVSIADRSHVHTHDHDTVDQTDVTTYETILEDDVRLGYGSMISAGCRIGRNAMVGAGATTLGDAPAHHIVAGSPAKSVKVKPGWEPVANDLGPLPDNRERRRLPTEFPESFDEFDEFGRDLSPPEDVSG